From Candidatus Aminicenantes bacterium:
CCGCAAAGTCAGCCTGCTCGAAGCCCTGCGCACGACTGCCGAAGGCAGGGAAACGATCGCCTACGCCGCGGGCTGCGGACGCACGGTTCCGCGCCTGGGCCCGATCGACGCGGCGTACCTACGGACCGAGCCCGGGCCGGAGGGCAAGCCCGGCTTGCGCGGGGAATACTTCGACAACATCGAACTAACCGGCCAACCGATCGTCCGACGGATCGACCCCCGGATCGATTTCCATTGGACCTTCCTGCCGCCGGCCGAGGGGCTGGGGACGGACTGGTATTCCGTCCGCTGGAGCGGGACGCTCATCGGCCCGGCCACGGGGTCCATCAAGCTCGGAGTCGAGGCCAACGACGGTGTCCGCCTCTATCTCGACGGCCGCCTGATCGTCGATCAATGGAGCAAGCAGACGCGGCGCGCCCTGACCCGGGACGCTCGGCTCGAGAAAGGCAAAGCCTATGCGCTCAAGCTGGAGTTCAACGAACCGGTCCGCAGCGGTGAAGTCCGGCTGGTCTGGGATTATGGAGTCGCGGACGACTCGGAGGGCCTGATCGGGGAAGCCGTCCGTTTGGCCGCGCGATCGGGAGCCACGATCGTTGCGGCGGGGATCGAGGAGGGCGAATCGCGCGACCGGGCCGACATCCGCCTGCCCGGACGCCAAGCGGAGATGATCCGCCGCGTCGCCGCTACGGGCGTGCCCACGATCGTCGTCCTTTACGGCGGAAGCGCCGTCGAGATGACCGATTGGATCGACCAAGCCGGCGCGGTCCTGGCCGCCTGGTATCCCGGCGAAGAGGGCGGGAACGCCGTGGCCGACGTCCTCCGCGGCCAAGCCGACCCGGCCGGGCGCCTGCCCATCACCTACCCACGGTCGGTCGCTCAGCTCCCGCTCGTTTACAACCACAAACCGACGGGCCGACTGGACGACTATCTGGATATAACGGGCGAGCCGCTTTTCCCCTTCGGCTTCGGGTTGAGTTATACAACGTTCCGCTATTCGGATCTGTCGATCGATCCGGCCGCAATCCAGCCGCCGGGTAAAGCCAAGATATCATTCCGGCTGGAGAACACAGGCGGGCGGGCGGGCGACGAAATCGCCCAGCTCTACCTCCACGACCCGCTGGCTTCGGTGTCCCGACCGGTCCTGGAGCTCAAGGGATTCAGGCGCGTCAGCCTGGCGCCCGGGGAAGCCAAGACGGTGACATTCGATCTGGGGCCCGCCGAGCTCGGCCTGCTGGATAAGGACTTGAAAGAAATCGTCGAACCCGGCGACTTTCAGGTCTACATCGGGAGCTCGAGCCGGGATATCAGACTGCGGGGGGTCCTGAAAGTCCGGGCCAAGTAGCTCTCGTTTGTCTTCGCGAGCCCTAGCCATAGGCTGGGGCGTGGCGACCTCCGCCTGTCATCGCGAGCGCTCGCAATGACGGAAAGAGATGACCGGTCCCATCTAAAGCGAGCCGCCGCAGTTGGGGCAGGCCTTCCAGCCGGCCTGGACGTCTTTGCCGCAGGCCGGGCAGACCGGCTTGATCCGCTCGCCGCAGGCCGGGCAGAAGGTATGCCGGGTATCGGTTGTTTGGCCGCACTTGGGGCATCTGGGCGGGGCAGCCGGCGCCGGGGGCTGGACCGTCGTCGGCCCGGCTTGGGCCGAGTCGCGGGCCCGGATGGGATGCTCCGAGCGGACCAGCAGGTAGATGATCACTCCGACGAAATGAACGAAAAAGGCGACAAGAGCCCAGACGATCGCATTCATGCCGCGCTTTTCAGCGTCTTTGTAGACCCAGACGACGATGGCGATCCAGAAGGCCAGGAGGAGCAGGCCGAAGAAGCCGGCGAAGCCGATCCAGGGCCAGACCCAGTCGCCGTCCGCGCGCAGATTGTGCCAGCCGTTGGACAGCCCGTGGAAGAAACCGGCCGGGGCAAACAGCACGTATTTCAGCGGCCAGGCGGCCGAAATCACGATCAGGACCACCAGGATGATGCCGAGAGTTTTCGCGGTCGAAGCGTTCATGATCATCTCCTCACTCCAATAGACGAAATCCGCGGCAAAAAGTTCTCTCCCCGGTTTCCTTCCATCCCGGTTTGGATTATGCTGGAACATCCCCGGCGCCGCCGCCGGGATCAAAACCCGCGAGGTGACCATGCGATTCTCCGCTCAACGAACCCTGCTCGTCGCCCTGGCCGGCCTGGCCGTCCTGGGCTCCGTCCAAGGCCCGGCCCTCAGCCAGGCTCCTGATCCCAAAGTCCCGACGCTCTATGTCGTCGGCTACGCCCACCTGGACACGGAATGGCGCTGGGACTTCCCTACCACCATCCGCGAATACCTGCCCAAGACGATGCGGACCAACTTCGATTTCTTCGAGAAGTACCCGCACTACACCTTCAACTTCAGCGGCGCCAACCGCTACCGGATGATGAAGGAGTATTTCCCCGAGGGCTTCGAGCAGGTCAAGAAGTATGTGGCCGCCGGCCGCTGGTATCCCTCCGGCTCCTCGATGGAGGAGAACGACGTCAACTCGCCTTCGGCGGAGTCGACCATCCGCCAGATTCTTTACGGCACCCATTGGTTTAAGTCCGAGCTGGGCAAGACCAGCGCCGAATACATGCTGCCCGACTGCTTCGGCTTCCCGGCCTCCCTGCCCAGCATCCTGGCCCACTGCGGCCTGCTCGGGTTCTCGACCCAGAAGCTGTCCTGGGGCTCGTTCGCCCCGGTCGGCGGGCCCGACTCGCCCGAAAAAACCCCGGCCGGCATCCCCTTCAACGTCGGCGTCTGGGAGGGCCTGGACGGCAAGAGCATCATCGCCGCCCTCAATGCCGGCGACTATACCGGCTCGGTGACTTATGACCTGTCCAAAACGCCTCCGCCGCCCGCCAAAGAAGGCCAGCCCCAGCGCCGGGCCGCCGCCATCGACTGGCCGGCCCGGGTCCAATTGAACGGGATCATCTCCGGATTGTTCGCCGATTACATGTACTACGGCACGGGTGACACGGGCGGCGCGCCCAACGAGCCCTCCGTCAAGCTCATGGAAGCGCTCGCGACCAACGGGCAGGCGATACTCGCCCCCGGCGCTCCCGCCGTTAAGGTAGGCGATGGACCGGTCAAAGTGATCTCGGCCAGGTCCGATCAGATGTTTCTCGACATCAGCCCCGAGACCCGGGCCAAGCTGCCCCGCTACAAGGGCGACCTCGAGCTGACCAACCACTCCGCCGGCTCCATCACCTCGCAGGCTTACATGAAGCGCTGGAACCGCCGCAACGAAGTCCTGGCCGACGACGCCGAGATGGCCTCGGTTGCCGCCGATTGGCTGGGCGGCCGGGCTTATCCCCGGAAAAAGCTCAACGACGCCTGGACCCTGGTCATGGGCGGGCAGTTCCACGACATCATCCCGGGCACAAGCATTCCCAAGGCCTATGAATACGCCTGGAACGACGAAGTCCTGGCTCTCAATCAGTTCGGCGGCGTGCTGACGAGCGCCGTCGAATCCGTCGCCTCGGTCCTCGATACCCGCGTCCAGGGCTCGGCCGTCGTCGTCACCAATGGCCTGTCCATCCCCCGCCAGGATATCGTCGAGGCGGCCGTCGAATTTCCCGCCGGCGCGCCCAAGGCTGTCCGCGTCTTCGGGCCCGACGGCAAGGAAGTCCCGGCCCAGCTTCACAACGGCAAGGTCCTCTTCGCCGCCAAAGTTCCCCCGGTCGGGTTCGCCGTTTACGACGTCCGGCCGGCCGAAGCCCCCATGCCCTCGACCCTCAAAGTCGGGCCGTCGTCGCTCGAGAACGCCCGCTACCGCGTGACCTTGAACTCGAACGGGGACATGGCTTCGATCTTCGACAAGTTCGCGGGCAAGGAGCTTCTGGCCTCGCCCGCCCGGCTCGAGATCAAGACCGACAAGCCGGCCCAATGGCCGGCCTGGAACATGGATTGGGTCGACCAGAGCCGCCCGGCCCGGGCCTTTGTCGGCGGACCGGTCAAGCTTAAAGTCGTCGAGAACGGACCTGCCCGCGTCGCCTTCGAAATCACTCGCGAAGCCGAAGGCTCGACCTTCGTCCAGACCGTCCGCTTGGCGGCCGGAGACGCCGGGGGTCGGGTCGAATTCGCGATGGTCGTGGACTGGAAGACGCCCGGGAGCCATCTCAAGGCCGTCTTCCCCCTGACCGCCAAAAACAAGGTTGCGACTTACAACTGGGACATCGGCACGATCGAGCGGCCGACCAACAGCGAAAAGCAGTTCGAGATGCCCTCCCATCAGTGGGTCGACCTGACCGACGCCTCAGGCTCGTTCGGCGCCACCCTCCTGACCGGAGCCAAGTTCGGCTCGGATAAGCCGGACGACCACACCCTGCGACTGACCCTCATCCGCACGCCCGGCATCGAGGGCAACCGCGGCTACACCGACCAGACCTCGCAGGATTGGGGCCGGCACGAGATCGTTTACGGGATCGCCGGCCACGCCGGAGACTTCCGCAAGGGCGGCACAGACTGGCAGGGATTGCGGCTCGATCAGCCGCTCGCCGTCTTCGCCGTTCCCGCCCACCCCGGAGCCCTCGGTAAATCGCTTTCGCTGATGTCGGTCGGCAACGATCGCGTCCGGGCCCTGGCCTTCAAGAAGGCCGAGCAAAGCGACGAGATCGTCGTCCGCCTGGTCGAGATGAGCGGCAAGCCGGCTAAGGGCGTCAAGGTGGCGTTCGCCGCCCCGCTCACGGCGGCCCGCGAGACCAACGGTGTCGAAGCCGTCGTCGGGCCCGCCAAGCTGGCCGGCGGCACGCTGATCGCGGACTTCGGACCCTTCGAGGTCCGTTCGTTCGCGGTGAAGATGGGCCCCCCGCCTGCCCGCACGGGAGCGCCCAAGTTCCAAGCCGTTCCGCTCGCTTATGATGTGTACGCCTCGACGCACGATGGACGGGTTCCCGTGGGTGGGTTCGACGCCGAGGGCCGGACCCTGCCGTCCGAGATGCTGCCGGCCCGCATCGAGTACGGCGGGATCGAGTTCGCGCTCGGCCCGGCCGACAAGCGCAACGCGGCGACGGCACGGGGGCAGGTGCTTCCGCTCCCGGCCGGGACGAGCGGCCGCGTCTACATTCTGGCCGCGTCGGCGGCCGGCGATCAGAAAGCGGCATTCAAGATCGGAGACCAAACGGTCCAGCTGACGATCCAGGACTGGGGCGGATATATCGGCCAGTGGGACAACCGCATCTGGACGACCCGGGAGGAGCTCGTTCCGGCCGGCCAGAACCGATCCGGTCAGCCGCGCCTCAGGACGATCCAGGAATATGCGGGCCTCGTCCCCGGCTTCATCAAGCCGGCGCCGGTGGCCTGGTTTGCCTCGCACCGGCACCTGCAGGACGGCACAAACGACGTGTATGCCTACGCCTACCTGTTCGCCTACGCGATTGAGGTGCCGGCTGGAGCGACGACCCTGACGCTGCCGGAAAACGACCGGATCCGGATCCTGGCCGTCACGGTTTCGGACGAGGGCCGCGCCGTCCGGCCGGTCCAGCCGCTGTTCGATACTCTGGAGAAATAAACCCGCTCGATACCCCGGGCTGAAGCCCGCCCTCATCCGCTTCGCAGCTGAGGACTGCCAAGCCCGGGGTATTAACAGGGTTAATACTGAGCGGCGCTTATTGCCCCGATTTGAAAATCGGGGTCTCAGCGCCGCGAACGTATGACGGGCGCAGGGGTCAAAAGGCGATCGAGCTTTTTTAGCCTCGCTGACGCCCCCGCCGGCCCGGCTCCGGCGGGGAGAGATCATGTATAATGGGCGGGTTCGATCCCCGAACGATTAGGAGCGAACCATGCCCCAGCGCCGCCGGCTCCCTGCCCCGCTCGCCATCCCTCTGCTGGCCTCGCTCATTGCGGTCCTGCTCGCGGGCGGCGCCGCCTGCCGAACCGAGACAAGCCGCGAACCGGCTCCAACCGCAGGCGAGGCCTCCACGATCCCGCCCCCCCGAGCGGCCGCGGGCGATGCCCAGCGCTTCTTTCCCAAGAGCGATCTGATGACGCTCGGGGTCTATTACTACCCCGAGCACTGGCCCGAGGCGCAATGGGATCGGGATTTCGCCAAGATGGCGGAGATGGGCTTCGCCTTCACTCATTTCGCCGAATTTTCCTGGGCCTTCCTCGAGCCGCAGGAAGGGCGGTTTGAATTCGGCTGGCTGGACCGAGCCATCGGACTGGCGGCCAAGCACGGCCTCAAAGTCGTTTTGGGCACGCCCACGGCGGCCCCCCCCGCATGGATGGCCGAACGGCACCCCGGAATCCTGCTCGTGTCCGCCGACGGCAGACGCCGCGAACACGGCGGCCGGGCCGACGGCTCGTTGGCCGACGCGGAGTTCCGGCAATATGCCTGGAAGATCGCCTCGGCCATGGCCGACCGCTACGGCCGGGACGACCGCGTCTGGGGCTGGCAGATCGACAACGAGCCCGGCGCTCCGGACGATTACAGCCCCTCGGCCCGGACGGCTTTCCAGGCCTGGCTCAAGACCCGCTTCGGCACAATCGATAAGCTCAACCAGGCCTGGGGCGTAGCTTTCTGGAGCCTGCACTATGACCGTTTCGAGCAGGTCGTGATCCCCAACGTCTCCCTGTTCGCGGAGGACAAAACCAGCCCCCACGCGGTGCTGGACTTCCGCCGCTTCACCGCCGACGCGCAGGCCGATTTCCTGGACCGGCAGGCGGCGATCATCCGAGCCAAAGCCCGGCCCGGGCAGTGGATCACCACGAACTACACCAACGTGACTCAAAATGCCGACCCGCGGCGCACCCAGCAGCTCGATTTCGCCTCGTTCACCATGTACCCCGTCCGAGGCCGGGACGAGCTCGGCCCCGACGGATTCCGCCTCGGCTCGCCCCACCGCATGGCCATGGCCTGCGACTACTACCGGCCGATCTCGGGTGTCACCGGCGTCATGGAGCTTCAACCCGGGCAAGTCAATTGGGCCTCGATCAATCCCCAGCCGATGCCCGGCGCCATTCGGATGTGGCTGTGGCACGCTTTCGCCGGCGGCAGCTCCTTCGCCTGCACCTACCGCTTTCGCCATCCGACCTTCGGCAGCGAGCTCTACCATGACGGCATTGTCGGCCCCGACGGCGTAACCCCTTCGCGGGGAGGCCTGGAGTTCGCCCAAGTCGCTTCCGAGATGAAACGGCTGCGAGCGCTCTACGATCCTGCCGCCCGGATGCCGGACAGGCTGGCGGCCCGGCGGACCGGATTTCTGTGGAGCCACGAGAATCTCTGGGATCTGGAGAACCACAAAGAGACGGCGCTATGGGATACCTGGCGGCATCGGTTCAATTACCAGGCAGCCGTTAAATCCGCGGGCGCACCAATGGACTACATCGGCGAAAGGGACGATTTCTCCCGGTATCCGTTCCTGGTGGCGCCCGCTTATCAGCTCATGGACAAACCGCTGGCGGCCAAGCTCAAGGCCTATGTCGAACAGGGCGGCCACCTCCTCCTCTCCTGCCGGAGCGGTCAGAAAGATAAATCGGGCCGACTGCCGGAATCCCCCTGGGCCGGCCTGATCCAGCCGCTGATCGGGGCCGAAATCGAATTCTTCGACGTTCTGCTCGAAAACGGACGGGGCCGGGTCGAGCGCGAGGGCGCGTCCTATGACTGGAACGCCTGGGCCGACATCCTGCGCCCGGATCCCGGCACCGAAGTCGAGGCCAAGTACACGAACCAGTTCTACGCCGGGCGGGCGGCCGCTGTCTCGCGTCGGCTCGGCCGCGGCACGGTCGCATATATCGGGGTCGAGACCAAGGACGGTCGCTTGGAGCGCGAGATCGTCCGGGCCATGTACCGGCTGGCCGGGACTCCGATCGAGGACCTGCCTCCGGGCGTCTATATCGAGTGGCGCGACGGCTTTTTCACAGCCGTCAACTATTCATCCTCCCCCGCCGCGATCCGCCCGGCCGCCGGATCGAAGATCCTGATCGGAAAGGCCCCGCTTGCCCCGGCCGAAGTGCTGGTCTGGCGCGAAAAATGAATGGTCATCCCGAGGAGCGTCTCAGACGCGACGTGGGGACCTCTCCTGCATCAAAGATCCCGCCCAAGCTCCCCGCCGGCACAACCAAAATTCGCCTTATCCGTATTACCATCCGACTCTGGAAGAATCTTGCATACTGACCTAGAATAAGGAAAAAGGGAAAAGGAGAACGGAATGGGCATCGTGCTGAAAGTCGAACATCTAAAGAAGCGCTATGGGCAGCTCGAAGCCGTCAAGGACATCAGCTTCGAGGTGGACGAGGGCGAGGTTTTCGCCCTGATCGGGCCGAACGGGGCGGGCAAGACGACCAC
This genomic window contains:
- a CDS encoding glycosyl hydrolase-related protein, giving the protein MRFSAQRTLLVALAGLAVLGSVQGPALSQAPDPKVPTLYVVGYAHLDTEWRWDFPTTIREYLPKTMRTNFDFFEKYPHYTFNFSGANRYRMMKEYFPEGFEQVKKYVAAGRWYPSGSSMEENDVNSPSAESTIRQILYGTHWFKSELGKTSAEYMLPDCFGFPASLPSILAHCGLLGFSTQKLSWGSFAPVGGPDSPEKTPAGIPFNVGVWEGLDGKSIIAALNAGDYTGSVTYDLSKTPPPPAKEGQPQRRAAAIDWPARVQLNGIISGLFADYMYYGTGDTGGAPNEPSVKLMEALATNGQAILAPGAPAVKVGDGPVKVISARSDQMFLDISPETRAKLPRYKGDLELTNHSAGSITSQAYMKRWNRRNEVLADDAEMASVAADWLGGRAYPRKKLNDAWTLVMGGQFHDIIPGTSIPKAYEYAWNDEVLALNQFGGVLTSAVESVASVLDTRVQGSAVVVTNGLSIPRQDIVEAAVEFPAGAPKAVRVFGPDGKEVPAQLHNGKVLFAAKVPPVGFAVYDVRPAEAPMPSTLKVGPSSLENARYRVTLNSNGDMASIFDKFAGKELLASPARLEIKTDKPAQWPAWNMDWVDQSRPARAFVGGPVKLKVVENGPARVAFEITREAEGSTFVQTVRLAAGDAGGRVEFAMVVDWKTPGSHLKAVFPLTAKNKVATYNWDIGTIERPTNSEKQFEMPSHQWVDLTDASGSFGATLLTGAKFGSDKPDDHTLRLTLIRTPGIEGNRGYTDQTSQDWGRHEIVYGIAGHAGDFRKGGTDWQGLRLDQPLAVFAVPAHPGALGKSLSLMSVGNDRVRALAFKKAEQSDEIVVRLVEMSGKPAKGVKVAFAAPLTAARETNGVEAVVGPAKLAGGTLIADFGPFEVRSFAVKMGPPPARTGAPKFQAVPLAYDVYASTHDGRVPVGGFDAEGRTLPSEMLPARIEYGGIEFALGPADKRNAATARGQVLPLPAGTSGRVYILAASAAGDQKAAFKIGDQTVQLTIQDWGGYIGQWDNRIWTTREELVPAGQNRSGQPRLRTIQEYAGLVPGFIKPAPVAWFASHRHLQDGTNDVYAYAYLFAYAIEVPAGATTLTLPENDRIRILAVTVSDEGRAVRPVQPLFDTLEK
- a CDS encoding zinc ribbon domain-containing protein, which encodes MNASTAKTLGIILVVLIVISAAWPLKYVLFAPAGFFHGLSNGWHNLRADGDWVWPWIGFAGFFGLLLLAFWIAIVVWVYKDAEKRGMNAIVWALVAFFVHFVGVIIYLLVRSEHPIRARDSAQAGPTTVQPPAPAAPPRCPKCGQTTDTRHTFCPACGERIKPVCPACGKDVQAGWKACPNCGGSL
- a CDS encoding beta-galactosidase; this encodes MPQRRRLPAPLAIPLLASLIAVLLAGGAACRTETSREPAPTAGEASTIPPPRAAAGDAQRFFPKSDLMTLGVYYYPEHWPEAQWDRDFAKMAEMGFAFTHFAEFSWAFLEPQEGRFEFGWLDRAIGLAAKHGLKVVLGTPTAAPPAWMAERHPGILLVSADGRRREHGGRADGSLADAEFRQYAWKIASAMADRYGRDDRVWGWQIDNEPGAPDDYSPSARTAFQAWLKTRFGTIDKLNQAWGVAFWSLHYDRFEQVVIPNVSLFAEDKTSPHAVLDFRRFTADAQADFLDRQAAIIRAKARPGQWITTNYTNVTQNADPRRTQQLDFASFTMYPVRGRDELGPDGFRLGSPHRMAMACDYYRPISGVTGVMELQPGQVNWASINPQPMPGAIRMWLWHAFAGGSSFACTYRFRHPTFGSELYHDGIVGPDGVTPSRGGLEFAQVASEMKRLRALYDPAARMPDRLAARRTGFLWSHENLWDLENHKETALWDTWRHRFNYQAAVKSAGAPMDYIGERDDFSRYPFLVAPAYQLMDKPLAAKLKAYVEQGGHLLLSCRSGQKDKSGRLPESPWAGLIQPLIGAEIEFFDVLLENGRGRVEREGASYDWNAWADILRPDPGTEVEAKYTNQFYAGRAAAVSRRLGRGTVAYIGVETKDGRLEREIVRAMYRLAGTPIEDLPPGVYIEWRDGFFTAVNYSSSPAAIRPAAGSKILIGKAPLAPAEVLVWREK
- a CDS encoding glycoside hydrolase family 3 C-terminal domain-containing protein produces the protein RKVSLLEALRTTAEGRETIAYAAGCGRTVPRLGPIDAAYLRTEPGPEGKPGLRGEYFDNIELTGQPIVRRIDPRIDFHWTFLPPAEGLGTDWYSVRWSGTLIGPATGSIKLGVEANDGVRLYLDGRLIVDQWSKQTRRALTRDARLEKGKAYALKLEFNEPVRSGEVRLVWDYGVADDSEGLIGEAVRLAARSGATIVAAGIEEGESRDRADIRLPGRQAEMIRRVAATGVPTIVVLYGGSAVEMTDWIDQAGAVLAAWYPGEEGGNAVADVLRGQADPAGRLPITYPRSVAQLPLVYNHKPTGRLDDYLDITGEPLFPFGFGLSYTTFRYSDLSIDPAAIQPPGKAKISFRLENTGGRAGDEIAQLYLHDPLASVSRPVLELKGFRRVSLAPGEAKTVTFDLGPAELGLLDKDLKEIVEPGDFQVYIGSSSRDIRLRGVLKVRAK